In the Helicobacter sp. 11S03491-1 genome, one interval contains:
- the xseB gene encoding exodeoxyribonuclease VII small subunit has protein sequence MEVVEEISFEKRIDKIKDILNKLNAQNLNLKEGLNLYKEGMTELKDAQKMLEDAQIQYQELQLHNFQDKE, from the coding sequence ATGGAAGTCGTGGAAGAAATAAGTTTTGAAAAGAGGATTGATAAGATCAAAGATATTTTAAATAAGCTTAATGCTCAAAATCTTAATCTTAAAGAAGGTTTGAATCTCTATAAAGAGGGGATGACAGAACTCAAAGATGCTCAAAAAATGCTTGAAGATGCTCAAATACAATATCAAGAACTTCAATTGCATAATTTCCAAGATAAGGAATAA